The window GGTTTGAGTCGCGTGACAACCGGCCGCATAATCACTCTGCGAGTCGTCCGCTTctggcccttcttcttgtgaGTCGGGCGATGCTCCTTCTGGGGAACCTGGctgtcctcgatctcaacaTTGCCGGcctcttgttcctcttcGAGCTCACGGAGCACATCCCATTCGTCCTCCATTCGTTCCTCCTCCATGTCGCGGAGACCTTGAACGATATGCGATAGCCCTTTACTCGCGTAGTGAAGTGGTTTCCGGGAGACAATTGGACTGAGGCCTGGTCCGTTCTGGTTGGCAGTAGCGGCCGGGTAGCGACCGGAATTGGAGCGGCGTAGGAAGGAAGGTGTTTCGGACTGGGGTGCTCCCGGGGCTGCTGGAGGTGGTAGATCCGGTGATAtgttttcctcttcttctttatGATCCTCTGCCTCTACCATTGCGGCATAGCGCATTGTCGTGGGAGTCGCGAACAGATTCGCCAAGTAAAACTGCTTGGTCGAGGAGGCTGGAGTCCGAGCCATTCTCGGTGTTTCctgctgctgttcttcttccgGTGCTTCTGGGATCATGTCGACCGTTTTGCGTTTGGATGGTGTTCGAAAAGCGGCCGCAAGCGTATTCGCCCGCTTCGTCCCGGACGGAGTTGGGGCGCTCCCGCCCGACTCAGATAGAAGGTCGAAGAGTCCTAGAGTTTTCCCATCGCGTTGGGGAGTTGGTCCAATTGCAGCTTTCAGAGGAGATGGTGCTGGCATATTCGGTTGGTGTGTGCTTGGACTGAAGAGTTTGCGAAGCGTCGATGGCGAGTCGTATGGGTCTAActgggatggatgggcaTTCGTCGTCCGCTTGTGAGACGGAGTCGCGAAGAGGCCCTTGGCTGACTTGCGCGGCGTCATTTCGACATGCGCCTCGGGGCCGGTAGGCGATGCATGCTTGCGCTTTTTGGAACGGTCTTGGGCTTCGTGTCGCTGATTCTCGCGTCGAGCTAGAGAGGACTCGAGGGATTTGAGTCGACCGTATTCCTTGTATTTGGCGGCTGATGAACAGAGAGAACAGGAGTCAGTGATTCGACCAACACAATTGGTTCGAAAACTCTCGTGCCTAGACCTACCGATCTCCGCGTTCTGCTTGATATCATCCCTACCCGCTTTCTTGCCATTGTTGGCCGACGAGAATGCTTTCTCCCATGATTTTAATTCTGCGCGCAAGTCAACAGCCTGACTGGCAACCTCGGCACGAGACCCCAGGGCGTGGTCCGCCATTATCGCATGGTGTGGTTGGGTGTCGGTGAAGAGAAGCTGAGCTGAGAAGGGACGCGATTGACTACTTAACGCGGTCTGACGTCGCGCGTCGGGTGGGTCTGAACCCTACATTTCCAGCCACTTGTGTTGGCTCCATGAAGAGTTACTAGTAACGACTGGGGTCGTTCAATACTTCATTTTCTACTGGCGGAATATGTCTACGCCTACTAGGCTGACATGTTTCTTGATTCTTTCGTCAGCTAGCGTTGGTCTTATCTTCGGGTTACCCCGCCAGTAGTCCCTAACCAACCCTGCCGTAATATATATAATGTCCCCCACTGTTTTCTTTGGAACTGACACGAACGTTAGGTGAGCCGAGGGAAACTCTAGTTTATAGAAGTTTCAGTTATAAGAAAACCCCCGCCCCAATCTGTCGACAGGAATCACCGGCTTACGGCCAATTGACCGTCCAACATGGCCACACCTTCTGGAGAATCCCTGTTGAACGCAGAGTTTGATGCTCTTGTGAAAGAACAGCTCGAGCTCTGGAAAGTGCCAGGCCTGGCCATCGCAATTGTCCAAGGTCCCAACACGTATTCCAAGGTAACGACATCCTGAAGTGTGGGATGTACCCCAGTACTCACATTCGACAGGCATATGGGTTCGCCGAACTCCCCGacaagaagatgacgaccgATGCACTCTTCTCGACCTGCAGTACTACCAAGGCATTCACTGCTGCAGCGACCTCCATGGCAATCCAGGATAGCAAAGCTACCGCGTCGCCTTTCGACTGGGACACACCAATGTCCACTCTGATTCCAGACGACTTTGTGCTAGCAGATGACTACTACACTAAGAACGTCACGATCGAAGATCTGCTGTCGCATCGATCCGGCATGGCGTCCCATATGTGGGTCCCGAGCTTGAATAAAAAGGACGTAACTGTGCGCGAGTCTGTTCGTTCTTTGCGAAATCTGCCTCTCGCGCACCCCCTGAGAACCAAGTTTGAATACAACAATCACGGGTACATCGCAGTTTCGTACGCTCTTGAGAAGCTTACAGGAGAGCCCCTGGGTAACATATTGAAGAGACGGATCTGGGAACCATTGGGCATGAACGAGACCTTCTTTTCCATCCAAGAGGCCAAAGCAAACCCATCAAGCGCACAAAAGTTCGTCCAAGGCTACAGTTGGTATCCGACCGACGAAGGCGGCTCCTATAACCCGGAGCCTACAATGTCTTGGGATGCTGTCAGCGGTGCTGGAACCATGGTCAGCAATGTTCTTGACTATTCACACTGGATACGAGAACAGATCCATAAAACTGGTCCTCTCAAGGGCCACGACTCGCTAACACAGCCCCGCATACTGCACTTTGAAAATGACGGTGGCAGCCCGCCTGGTCCCTGGCATGCGCATGCGCTAGGTTGGTATTGCGACTACTATCGCGATCAACCTCTCCACACCCACCCTGGTGGCTGGCCTGGCTTTGGTTCTCTGGTGGGCTTCTTGCCAAATAAAGACTTTGGGTTCGCCATCTTGGGCAATGCCACCCCGGCGAACGTTGTTGGATTTAGATTACTCATGCACCTCCTGGACAAGATTCTAGATCTCCCAGATGATCCCAAGTATAACGAGGAACTTGCGGCATGTTTTGCAAAGCAACGCGAGACATGGGACCGAAGCATCTCACCTCCAAGCTTGGACGAAGTGAAGGCCAAGTTCTATCCTTCTTTGCCTGATCCCCCATTGCCTTTGTCCTTGCCAGTGGAGAAGTATGCCGGGACATACACACACAAGACGGGTGATTCGGTTATTTTAACGGTCCAGGAGGGTCACTTGACAGCAGACTTCTCTGACAGGCCCATCACGGTGTGCCTGGAGCTGGTACATGTGAGTGGGGAGTTCTTCATTGGAAAACTATGGAACAAAAAGCGTGTCTATTTTCAGCAGTTCCCTGTGGAATTCTCTGTGGATTCTACAGGAACGGCTCATAAGGTTGGTATGCTCCTCGAGGCTGCTTTGGGTGAAGAAAAGATCTGGTTTGAGCGCAAAGAATAGCTTCCGATGATTTAGATCCTTTAGCTCCTATTCGGTAATCAATATCACATCTATTCCGAAACTTCGGGTGCCTCTAAAAGCACTGTAAAAAAGAAAGTCCACAGCTACGCTATGTAATCAATAAAAAATCTCAAAGACCATCCTCACCAGCTCGTCAGCCCCTTCAGCCTATCAAACCCACCCCGCAGCTGCGTCTCGGGGTGCACCACCTTCCCCTGCAGAATAGTGTAGTTAACAATGCCCTCACAGTGTTCAGGCCGAACGCGCGCCAGCCAAATCATCTGCTGTTGCTTCTTCCGGTACACCAGCACATTAGCGGAGAACTTGTGCCCGCCCACATGCGAGACGAAGAAAATTCCCGCACCGCCAGGCCGGGTATCATCCGCATCCCGGTCCAATCCGCGCGGACGCAGGTGACGCTCGAGTTCGCGCTTGATGAGCGGAGCGGTTATTCCGCAGCGCGCatctcgccgccggtgcGAGCACAGCAGGATCACGTAGTCGAGCTCGCAGGGGCGGGCGCTCATGCTAGATGCGGGGGAGATGCCGCTCTCAGTCTGTTGCTCGGCTGCTGGCGTGTCGACAAATCGCTTAATGAATTCGGGCGCATCTGCTGGTCTGACACGGTCCACGAATGTAAATGATGGGAGAACTAGCACCGTTGTTGCTTGCTGCATAGCATCCTGCGGGTTTTCGTGTTCCGGAAGTTGCAGATTGGAGGCCGAGACCATAAAACGCTGGTGTCCAACGTTAACGGATATCTATGATAGAAAAGGCAAAAGAATCATACCCCATGTTTGGATTTGGCGGAAGGCTGGTCGAGTGCCTCCATCAACGTCCCCTTCTCTTGCTCGACCTTTTCCTTCCAGTCGGATCGCCCCGTGGCAACCACGATATGGGCATGAAACTCCTTAATGTGGCCATAGAGAGGACGCGAGGTCTCAACCTTGACCTTGGAGGGAAATTGAATCGTGCAATCTGCACAACCTCTTAGGCAGTCTGCGCCGTCGCTTTCAGTATCCACTGTGGGGAACAGATAGTGGTTCTCTTTATTGTCATCGTGACTGGCAGGAGTGGACTTGGGCCCGAAGGAGAGCAGCGAGCGCAGCATGGTTGGAGTCAACCAAACGCTATGGCTGAGCCAGGTTGTTTAAGTTGGGAGAATATTTTTTGGTTTACTTCTGACGTGAGGAGTGGCTGCCTGCGGTGGATATAGCCTTCCTCGGCGGTCGATATCTAGTATCTCCGAGCCCCGAAGCCGAGCTCGGAGTCAATCTCCAGATTTACAATTTTTTTGGTGGACCCGCCGTTTGACAGCCTTGACTAGCGAGCTGGCTAGTGCCGCCTGTCTAAAATGAACTACATTGAATAGGCGCACATTAGTGCAACGCGCTGGTGGCCAGAGTTGCCAATGCCTAAGCGCCCGGACTTTTAGGGGTATTGTATTTGTTGAGGTCTATGTTTGGATCGAACGTGAATATTATAGATTAGATGTCCTGCAGAACTATACCTGTGTAGTTACCGCTAAATTAAGCAAGATGGGTTTAGATGCTAAATGACGGGCGCATAATCTGTAGATCGAGTGGGTATCTATAAGGGAAGACAGATATGAAAACAAGGTGAAAATGCTAAAGATCCAACCACGAAGTTTGTTCAGGAGGACTTTCCGCCGAAGACAATGGTATGGGCTTTCGAGTAATTGAGGACCGATGGCTCTTCTCAGACTGCACCGCAGACGCCGTAGAGGCTGTTGGCTTATGTGAGAACTGGGCAAGCTTCTCTGAGAACGGCGCAGTCTCCTCTGAGGAGGGCACAGTATCCTTTGGGGGCGGCACAGGCTTCTCCGAGGGCATCACAGGATCCTCTGAGGAAAGGCCAAATTCTTTGGATATGAAATCAGCCAACCATGCCGGTGCTTCACCAGGAGTGACCAATCCCCGAGATGCATCATTAGAATTGCCCGTAGAATTTTCCGATATTTCATGCTGGTTTTCAGTGCCCGGCTCGGTATTTCCAGTATCCAGCCGGGTAACCGGAGCATTGGGAGTATTGGGAATATCAGGAACACCAGGCACATCAGGAAGATCAGAAACATCAGGCACATCAGGAGTGTCAGGAACACTAGAAGCAGGATATTCAGCAGGCAGCTCAAAGATCCCTTCCGGTGGCTCGGTTGACGGCTGTGAAGATAATTCCGCTGCTTGTTCATGAGGTTGGCCGGAGACGAGCTCAGGAACACTTCCAACAGGTGTCGGCTCGGCGGTGAAAATCTCCAATCGCAAGACGCACATCAATGGCTCAGCCTCGGCCGGAGGAGGCACTTCGCCTTCCAGTAGTTGTTTCGGAGTGACCTTTCGCTCGTACATCTTTTTGTTCGCCGAAGCTCGTTCCCCGAGCACGCCACCCTCAAGCGTGAGCCCGCCGTACATACCACGGGTTTTGGAATAGGCGTACATCCCCGCAAAACCTTTCCGGCTGGCCATGGTGCTCGCCTCGCCGCTGCGTCCAATGGGGCCGAAAGCAATGCTGATATTTCCACTGAGAGTCAAAGATCCGCCCTGGGCGAACTTTTTCATCTCTCGCTCGGTGTTGACGACAAAGACAAAGTCAGTCAGCTCCATCCCAAATTGGCCGCCAACACCGATGCCTCCTGTCGCAATGGCTGAAGGAGCTGACCAGGTGCCGTCAGGGAGTCGGGCGACGATCAGCCCGGATCCAAACCGGACAGAGCCCAAGAATCCAGCTTTGAAGGATGTGAAGATCACAAGACCCTGTAAGCATATTAGAAACAGTTTCGCTTGTATTTTTCATCATTAGCTCCCACCTTCGCCCTAGAAAGAACGCTGCGGGGAACCCCGCCATCCAGAAATGTCCCGCCGTCGAGACTGCCAAATTCCTTCGGATTAATGAACGAATTCAGAATTTTGCCGGCTTTCTTGCATTCCTCTGTTTGGACATTGTTAGTCTGATCCTGAAACCCTTCGAGTCCGTAGAAGAAAAATCTCACTGGATAACGAGGCCGGCAATGGATTGTGAAATGGATTATGCATCCGAGATTTTATTGACTCGGAGCGTACCGACGACATGGCGTGAATCAGGAATATGTTAATGATTTGTCAAAATTATGTCTTCCTGAGGGATTCGCAGGGGTCTCAGAGGGGTGATTAAGGCCTGTGGTTGGCGTCGGCGCAATCCAAAAAGCTGAGCAAGCAACTAAGCCCCTTTTCAGATGGCGCAGCGGAAGAGCATGCGGAAGTGGGGGCCAAATTCTATTTTGCTGAAAGAGGCTCTGGGATACAGTCAGCATGCAGTTTGAGCATCAACGACGCGCTTTTTGATTTGCTACTAGGGAACCATACTAGACTGAAGGGTCGTAGGTGGAGACTAGTTTATTAACTTAACGTTAACTAATGTTGACGAACTAGTCAACTATTCTTTTCTAGGAAACCCGGGCCGAATCGTGTGCTCTTGTCAATGCGACCTCCGAGAGGGGAATAGGTGCGGGTAGTTATGCAGGGGCATAAATGCTTTGGAAGACAATCTGGGATCGTCACAAATAATCACATCAACCAGAGAGGATCTGCCGGGGCGGCCAACAAAAAGTGAGCCGCAGTGGGCCGTCCTTCAGGAATGACGGGGAAGTGGGACTGATGCTAGAGGCATTGTTATTGAGCAAATGATGATGTAGATCCGAAGAAGACCCTTTCATTCCATTAAAATCCATTCCTCCGGGCTCTCTAGGCAGACAAGAGATAGACAAGACCGGACCGAAGTGGGCCCAACACGTAAGCCGGAACTAACCTAAACTCTCTCTCAAAAAGCTCCGACCTCGACCGTCCCTGAGTTCTGATAACAATTGTACCATGCGGGGATTGCGTCGCTCATGTATCGTCTTCGTCTGTGAATGATAATGGCGGACATCCAGGGCGCTCCGCCTGCTGCGCAGCCCGAGAGGGTGCGTAAGAGGCGCCGACGCACCATGGCTTGTACTCAGTGCCGCACTCGTAAGTTGCGCTGTGATCGCGAATATCCCACCTGCGGGCGTTGCCTCAAGAGCAGAACTCCCAATAAATGCTCGTACGAGGATGGTTTTCTCTGGCAGCAACCCACCACCGTGTCGGCCGTTGCCTTTGCATCCGACCGAGGTTCCACCATATCTGCTCCCCCGCGAGTGGACCGCACGCCCGTCCACACGCCTCCGGATTCAGGGACGGGCACCATGTCAACTCGAACGGAATCTTTTATCCCAATCAATGAGTCTGCTCCGCCGGCTTCTCAGGAGCTACgtggccatcatctccatcatgATTTGGACCATCACAGTAATCATGCTCTGCCGCCGTTCCGGACCCGGCCGCCACGCGAACGCCGGGATTGCTTTTTGGAAACTGTTCTAGGCGCACCCAAGGCGGGTGTGAACCAGGAACCCTATGCGAACTCCGCGGTCATGCAGCGACCGAAGCGTTCCGCTCCGGGGCTGGACATCACCATCTCGGCCCAGGCTGATGAGGCCGACtacggtgaagaagaaacagacgACGCCCTTTCACCATCGCAAAAACTGGATCTTTCACCTCGCATGATGATGCGCGGCCGGGAGACCAAGACCCGCTTCAATGGATCAGGGATTTATGCCAATATTGTAGCAGAAGTATGTCTCAGACAACCGCTGTCAAGGTCCAATCAATGCTAATTAACCCCAACTTTAGTTCTTGGACATCCGATCTTTTGCCGAAGAGATTAAGCTATCCAATCCAATACTCTCACAAGTCCGTCCAGACCTGGAGAGGGTCAGGAAGGGCCTATGGAAGCGGATTCCTCTTAATGAGCCATTTCCTGAACCCACCACGGCATCGCTGATATCTCTTTTGCCATCTCGCGCAGTCGTGGATGAGTTGGTTGGCTTATACCTGACTTATATAGAATCTACACACCGCATCTTCCATGCGCCAACTTTCCTACGGGATCTTGACAAGTTCTGGGGCTTGACGGATACACCCAACATGGCGTCCCCTTCGTTTGCGGCTCAGCTTCTGCTGATGCTCTCCTGTGCCTGGCATCTCGCCGACCCAGTCAGCCtacaagaaaagaatggGGAAGAACTCAAATGCTATACTGCCGTGGAGTGGGTTCTGCATGCCGAAAAATGGATCGAGAACTTGCACGTCAAGCGACCGGAAATCAATTCGATGCGAATCTCTATACTCTTAATAAAGGCCCGGAATTGGTACGGAATGAAGCGCAGCCAGGCCTGGCTCGCCACGGGGACTCTTGTCAGAgaagccatgatggctggCTATCACCGCGACCCGAGCCGGTACATGAGAATCTCGCCGTTCAACAAAGAGATGCGTCGGCGGATCTGGACAACCATCGTTGAACTTGATTTGCAGGTTGCCTTTGACCGGGGCATGCCACCGTCCGTCCAAAGCTCAGATTACGATGTTTTCTCCGCTCTGAACGTCAACGATAACGAATTCAACGAGGATGTCACCGACCTTCCACTGGGACGGCCGCTCAGCGAAGTTACCGATGCGTCTTTCCATTGCGTTTTACTACGATCCCTTCCGCTCCGCCTCAAAGCTTGCCATTTAATGCACTCGCCGCGCATTAGTTGTCGATACGAAGAAATCCAGCACTTGGACTGGGAACTAACCCGACATATCGCGCGGATCCCCGCCTGGACGGCACTAGAGGGCATCGGCGCGGTGACCCAACATAAGGTGAGCCTGTGGAAAGCGTTGATCGAGACCAAGTTGGCACAAACCCTCCTGTCGATTCACACACCGTTTGCCCTCGAGGCCGGGCGGGAGGCATTATTTGTCCCCTCTGCAAGGTCTCGCATGGATGTTGCGAGCAAGATCCTTTCGACGCAGCGAGAGCTTCACGAAACATCGAGGCCGTTGTCTCTGTGCCTTCTTGGCGAATGGACTCTACAGGCCTATATGTCGATCTGCCAGATTTTGCACTCAGGAGAATCTCGGAATGGTATGTTTCCCCTTCACTGTCTGTTGAATGGCATACTAAGGAATTCTAGCTACTTACAAcccaccatccaccatgtTTTTGATGCACAGTCTTCCCGGCCTCCCCGAATCGCTTATATCTCTGGTGGAAACGGCCCTGGTCTGCCTGGAAGGCCAATTTCTGCTGGTTGTCAAAGGAGCCAAGGATTATTTCTTTCTGTCGACAATTGTGGCGTTAGTCAAAGCCAGACTATGGCCTACCCAAGCAGTCATGTACAAACAGCAGGTGGTCGAACGGATTCTGTCATTTGCGCAGACATTATTTTCTCGCCATGCCAACTGCGAGCATCTGGGCACTCCCGGGATGGGCAGTTTCAAAACCAACCAGGTCTGTCTTTGTGCAATAGGAAGCGTCTTGGTGAGATTTGACTGACTCGACTGTAGGTGGCTGCCTTTACCGCTACTCCCGGCATGGCCCCGGTGTTGCCCTCAGACCTGGAGAACATGCTCCCATCAGCAAATCTCGGTGTAAGCATTAGCCTCTGTCCCCTCCTCTTTGTGCCATCCTAACTTTCCCCCCCTCTTTTCACTGTCCAGTCTCCCGGTAATTTCGATCCTTTTTTGGATGTATTCGATTGGGAGGATCTAACCGGATATGCACTCGGCGACTGATCTCCTCTTATCTGTGTTGTCCCTTTCTTGAGCTGGTCGGCCGCTGTACAATATCCCTTTCTATTCATCTGGAtttccatcttcatcacATGGTTCTTGTGTCAGTTTTGCTATTTTGCGTAATTCCTTGCCGTAATGCCATCATCTCAATCCCACCTATGTGTGTGTATATATATGGCTCGAGATGGCCCACACTGAGGTCATCGCTAGGGGTCGTCGATCAGGCTTGGCCTCCCCGGGTCTGCAAGGAGGTGTCGATCACGAGAAAGGTCCAATTGACAGAACAAAGTGAGTTGTCAGCCCTGATGACCACCGGATTCGCTAGGGTTCGCTAGGGCTCTCTAGGTTTTTGCAAGGCCGAGACACTCACCCCGCCTCTAAACGCCCAATGTGTTGTCCCTTTGATTGCAGGCTTGTTATTCCCACTGCACTTGGTAGTGGGGCCGAAGGGTCAAACACGCGAAACAAAACGCGAATCACACCACGGAGCTTCCGGACGCTAACTAGACCAGTAAGCGAAGGTATCACCGATAAAGAATTACTCCTCTTTGCTGTGGCGGGTGCAACACCCTATCCCACCAATGATAATGTGTGGCATCTCTGCGGTCAACCCCTGGCGCCACGTCTAACCAGCACGCTGCGACAGGGGGGTCAGGGCACGGACCTGGATACCTCGGGATACATCTAGCCCCGTAGTATTTATAGGTCGTCAGAGGTCACTTCTTGGTATCTGCGCCCAGAAAGTGTCAGCCTAAAAGGATCTAAAAAACTTGGCTTTGGTTTAGTCTCGATCGACAGAACACGATGGACCCTGCAAAAGATAAAATAAAAGGAAACCAATAGAAACAGCACCTgctccctttctttttttttttttaaagCTCCCTTGCGTGACCGCATAACTACCATGTGCGCTgccctttcttctctttcccatcttcctcgtctgAATCACTTCGTCTCCTTTCCCAACCTCCCCTTTTCCCCTCGCCCTGGCTGGCAAGATTAACAGCCTTGCAAGATGCGCTGATTCTAGTCAGCCATAATCTTTCAAGGTTGTTCGTTTTCGCCAACTCTGCGCGGCCTGGGCTTTCTGTACATACCTCGCTCAATGCCACGCATTCTGTGGCTGCTGGCCACGCTCGTGGTTCTGATCCAGGCGGCTCCCCCGGTCCCATTCGGGGGTGAGGTCAGTCAGGTCTACGAAACAACCGATACTCTCCCGCTGCCCAACCTGGGCAACATTGTTGCACACGATCCCAACATAGTTCAGTCCAATGGCTACTACTATCTCTTCAAGGGTGATCCGCATCTTCCCTTTTTCAAGGCCGCCAATATGAGCGGGCCGTGGGAACTAGTCGGCCATGTCTTCGACAAAGCCAGCATTATCCACCACAAGGGAAGCCGCAAACGACCCTgggcgccgacgacgatcgAGCACAATGGCATGTTTTACTGCTACTACACGCTCAGTAAACATGGCTCTCGCCACAGCGCTATTGGTGTCGCCACGACGACGACCCTGGACGGCAGTGCGTGGACAGACCACGGCGCAGTGATTGAGACAGACGGGGGCAAGGACTCGCTCATTTACCCGTTCAACATCACCAATGCCATCGACGCATCTTTCATCACCGATCAAACGACCGGGGAATCCTACCTGAATTGGGGCAGCTTCTGGCATGATATCTGGCAGTTGCCGCTCTCCGCAGATCTGTTATCTGTTAAGAATCCCACGGACCCAGACGCAGTGCAATTGAGTTTTATCCCGCACCGAAAGTCAAAGCCCGAGGAGGGGTCGTGGATGAGCTACCACGACCCCTATTACTACGTGTGGTTCAGCCACGGCAAATGCTGTCGCTTTGAGAAAGGATTTCCCGCGCGGGGAGAGGAATACGACATCCGGGTTGGCCGGTCGCGAAACGTGCGAGGGCCCTTTGTGGATAAGGATAATAACCTCCTCATTGATGGTGGGGGCACGGTTATCTATGCCTCGAACAATGGCAAGGTCTATGCTCCTGGCGGAGTGGGCGTGTTGCCGGGCGTCAATGCCTCCACGTCCGATATTCTTTATTTTCATTATCTGAACACCTCAATTGGCTTTACAGATAAGGTATGCATGCCAGAATCCTGGGACTCGATGAACGGGGGAACCTAACAACGTTTTCAGGATGCCCATATGGGCTGGCTCTATCTCAATTATACCGACGGCTGGCCGGTCGCAGTCCAAACGGAACAAAGCAGCAACGCGGGGTCGTTGCACTGCCTTCCTCGTTGGTCCTATTGGACGATGTTGATGAGTATGTGGATTCTTCAGAGTTTCTGAAATGTGGAGTTGCTAATAAGAGGTTACAGGTTTATGGTTCTACGTTTGGTTATAGACGGCggggtttcttttctttccagcgCATCAATAGAGCTTCATGTCGGCGGGTTTTGGGCACGGATAGAACATTTTCACTGGTTATTTAGCGAGCATTTGGGGGTGAACGCATTATTTCTCGTCCGAGGAGACATTTCTCATTATATCAGATCGACGCACCGACTGCGCTTATTTTCATACACGTTCCTTTTCCTTGCCTGCTTCACGGATCCCATCCGCCATCGACATTGTATACTGCCCCTGTAGTATATGATGCAGCATCACTGAGCAGAAACAGCACCGTCTGCGCGATCTCGTCGGGGGTACCGAGGCGCGAAATGGCGGTGGGCGTATCAGTCACCTGGCCTTGAATTCCAGTCGCTTGATCCAAAAGCGGGGTTTGAATCGCGCCTCTGCAGCAACATATCAGTCAGCCATTGATCACCAAGCACCATGAAGAAGGCTATACTCACGGCGCCACCGCGTTAACCCGAATCCCGGGTCCAACCTCTTTAGCAACGGATCTCGTCAATCCAACAATCCCATGCTTGGTCGCCGAGTACGCCGCATGCAATGGAAACCCTCGCAGGCCCTGAATGCTCGCCGCATTCACAATACTCCCCTTACCGCCAGATGCAGAGTCGGCAATCGCCCGCAGCTCCGCCCGCAGACAATACATCATCCCCGAGAGATTCACGCGCATCAGCATATCCCActcgtcgtcttcgagaTCGGTGAGCTTCCCCACACCGTGCTGCTTGCCGATCACGCCGGCCAT of the Penicillium psychrofluorescens genome assembly, chromosome: 1 genome contains:
- a CDS encoding uncharacterized protein (ID:PFLUO_000464-T1.cds;~source:funannotate) codes for the protein MLRSLLSFGPKSTPASHDDNKENHYLFPTVDTESDGADCLRGCADCTIQFPSKVKVETSRPLYGHIKEFHAHIVVATGRSDWKEKVEQEKGTLMEALDQPSAKSKHGRFMVSASNLQLPEHENPQDAMQQATTVLVLPSFTFVDRVRPADAPEFIKRFVDTPAAEQQTESGISPASSMSARPCELDYVILLCSHRRRDARCGITAPLIKRELERHLRPRGLDRDADDTRPGGAGIFFVSHVGGHKFSANVLVYRKKQQQMIWLARVRPEHCEGIVNYTILQGKVVHPETQLRGGFDRLKGLTSW
- a CDS encoding uncharacterized protein (ID:PFLUO_000465-T1.cds;~source:funannotate), with translation MSSVRSESIKSRMHNPFHNPLPASLSKECKKAGKILNSFINPKEFGSLDGGTFLDGGVPRSVLSRAKGLVIFTSFKAGFLGSVRFGSGLIVARLPDGTWSAPSAIATGGIGVGGQFGMELTDFVFVVNTEREMKKFAQGGSLTLSGNISIAFGPIGRSGEASTMASRKGFAGMYAYSKTRGMYGGLTLEGGVLGERASANKKMYERKVTPKQLLEGEVPPPAEAEPLMCVLRLEIFTAEPTPVGSVPELVSGQPHEQAAELSSQPSTEPPEGIFELPAEYPASSVPDTPDVPDVSDLPDVPGVPDIPNTPNAPVTRLDTGNTEPGTENQHEISENSTGNSNDASRGLVTPGEAPAWLADFISKEFGLSSEDPVMPSEKPVPPPKDTVPSSEETAPFSEKLAQFSHKPTASTASAVQSEKSHRSSITRKPIPLSSAESPPEQTSWLDL
- a CDS encoding uncharacterized protein (ID:PFLUO_000462-T1.cds;~source:funannotate) produces the protein MADHALGSRAEVASQAVDLRAELKSWEKAFSSANNGKKAGRDDIKQNAEIAAKYKEYGRLKSLESSLARRENQRHEAQDRSKKRKHASPTGPEAHVEMTPRKSAKGLFATPSHKRTTNAHPSQLDPYDSPSTLRKLFSPSTHQPNMPAPSPLKAAIGPTPQRDGKTLGLFDLLSESGGSAPTPSGTKRANTLAAAFRTPSKRKTVDMIPEAPEEEQQQETPRMARTPASSTKQFYLANLFATPTTMRYAAMVEAEDHKEEEENISPDLPPPAAPGAPQSETPSFLRRSNSGRYPAATANQNGPGLSPIVSRKPLHYASKGLSHIVQGLRDMEEERMEDEWDVLRELEEEQEAGNVEIEDSQVPQKEHRPTHKKKGQKRTTRRVIMRPVVTRLKPAAPAEPDYEDESEDELVAVPETQQLSKPNDNNGADLGENDEDDAASLHTMSEPDLDSDADPEVDFDGDSDYEEKSKPLARTKSFSERIKEAVTSAVKPATKEPTEQKLGAPEKKEKKPQPRKVNPQAHMNFRSLKIRNRGSKSGGRFRRR
- a CDS encoding uncharacterized protein (ID:PFLUO_000463-T1.cds;~source:funannotate), which codes for MATPSGESLLNAEFDALVKEQLELWKVPGLAIAIVQGPNTYSKAYGFAELPDKKMTTDALFSTCSTTKAFTAAATSMAIQDSKATASPFDWDTPMSTLIPDDFVLADDYYTKNVTIEDLLSHRSGMASHMWVPSLNKKDVTVRESVRSLRNLPLAHPLRTKFEYNNHGYIAVSYALEKLTGEPLGNILKRRIWEPLGMNETFFSIQEAKANPSSAQKFVQGYSWYPTDEGGSYNPEPTMSWDAVSGAGTMVSNVLDYSHWIREQIHKTGPLKGHDSLTQPRILHFENDGGSPPGPWHAHALGWYCDYYRDQPLHTHPGGWPGFGSLVGFLPNKDFGFAILGNATPANVVGFRLLMHLLDKILDLPDDPKYNEELAACFAKQRETWDRSISPPSLDEVKAKFYPSLPDPPLPLSLPVEKYAGTYTHKTGDSVILTVQEGHLTADFSDRPITVCLELVHVSGEFFIGKLWNKKRVYFQQFPVEFSVDSTGTAHKVGMLLEAALGEEKIWFERKE